A window of Thermococcus aggregans contains these coding sequences:
- a CDS encoding NAD(P)-dependent glycerol-1-phosphate dehydrogenase: MHLMELPREVLLGENLKDKVSQVAKRLKLGERSLILYGPKTKEIAGKDVEKHLKESFDVKSLVVKEASMKEVEKALNVIRDENVNWVIGVGGGSIIDVAKLASFKADVPFISFPTTASHDGIASANASIKDLGTKTSIKARPPIAVIADVEVIKTAPYRYLAAGVGDTISNLTAVKDWELAHKIKGEYFSEYAASLSLMSAKMVIKNADIIRLGNEESVRKVIKGLISSGVAMSIAGSSRPASGAEHLFSHALDAIAPKPALHGEQCGVGTIIMAYLHGLKWQKIRETLKKVRAPTNAYELGIDPEYIIEALTIAHTIRPDRYTILGKDGLTREAAEKAAKITGVI; this comes from the coding sequence ATGCACTTAATGGAGCTACCAAGGGAAGTTCTTCTTGGCGAAAATCTCAAAGATAAAGTTAGCCAAGTTGCCAAAAGGCTCAAATTAGGTGAGAGGAGCCTAATTCTTTATGGCCCAAAAACAAAGGAAATTGCTGGAAAAGATGTGGAGAAGCATTTAAAGGAGTCTTTTGATGTAAAGAGTTTGGTAGTAAAAGAAGCTTCAATGAAAGAAGTTGAAAAAGCTCTCAACGTAATAAGAGACGAGAACGTAAACTGGGTTATTGGCGTCGGAGGGGGAAGCATAATAGACGTTGCCAAATTGGCTTCTTTTAAGGCTGACGTCCCATTCATAAGCTTTCCAACCACGGCTTCTCATGACGGCATAGCAAGTGCAAACGCCTCAATAAAGGATCTTGGCACAAAAACATCAATAAAAGCCCGCCCTCCTATAGCGGTCATTGCGGATGTTGAGGTCATAAAGACCGCCCCCTATCGCTATCTTGCGGCGGGAGTGGGAGATACGATAAGCAACCTTACAGCGGTAAAAGATTGGGAGCTCGCCCACAAGATTAAAGGGGAATACTTCAGCGAATACGCCGCTTCACTTTCTCTTATGAGCGCAAAGATGGTTATCAAAAACGCTGATATCATCCGGCTTGGCAATGAGGAAAGTGTGAGAAAAGTTATAAAGGGCTTGATATCCAGCGGTGTAGCAATGAGTATAGCAGGCTCTTCAAGGCCTGCAAGCGGTGCAGAGCACTTATTCAGCCACGCATTAGATGCAATTGCTCCAAAGCCTGCTCTCCATGGAGAACAATGTGGAGTTGGAACGATAATAATGGCATACCTCCACGGCCTTAAGTGGCAGAAAATTAGGGAAACCTTAAAGAAGGTCAGGGCACCTACTAATGCATACGAGTTGGGAATTGATCCAGAGTATATTATTGAGGCATTAACAATAGCCCACACAATCAGACCCGATAGGTATACAATTTTAGGTAAAGACGGCCTCACAAGAGAAGCCGCAGAGAAAGCTGCTAAAATAACAGGTGTAATATGA
- a CDS encoding DUF63 family protein, which produces MSIGEVFQRYFIDPIRYNQGYNVVNTLTYAVILGLAALGVYRVLKKLGIKYDNAFFRALIPYMILGAFGRALTDATIIPRTYLTVTPGIYFVVFAITFSALLITHRLFEDWRKVFLYFGWALVGGEFLLLLFNLDKVSFNFEVLKYFIPFVSLALAAVYLLSKRIRLVRENSYLFYAHFYDATTTFVGVDFLGYWEQHVLPRYLMNLTGTAAVMYLLKFSVLMIALYLMEELQESESDRELMDFIKMVMFILGFAPGTRNLLRMLMGV; this is translated from the coding sequence ATGAGCATTGGAGAGGTTTTTCAGAGATATTTCATAGACCCAATAAGGTACAATCAGGGCTACAACGTTGTAAACACCCTCACCTATGCAGTAATTCTCGGATTGGCGGCCCTTGGCGTGTATAGGGTTCTTAAAAAACTCGGCATAAAATATGACAACGCGTTCTTTAGGGCATTAATTCCATACATGATTTTGGGCGCCTTTGGGAGAGCACTTACGGATGCAACTATAATCCCCAGAACCTATCTTACTGTTACACCGGGCATATATTTCGTCGTTTTTGCGATAACGTTCTCTGCACTTTTAATAACCCACAGGCTTTTTGAAGACTGGAGAAAAGTATTTCTCTACTTTGGATGGGCTCTTGTCGGTGGAGAGTTCCTTCTTCTGCTTTTCAACTTAGACAAAGTAAGCTTTAACTTCGAGGTCTTAAAGTACTTCATTCCCTTTGTATCGCTTGCTCTGGCGGCGGTGTATCTCCTCTCCAAGAGGATAAGGCTCGTGAGGGAAAATTCTTACCTTTTTTACGCTCACTTTTACGATGCAACGACAACGTTTGTGGGTGTTGATTTCCTTGGCTACTGGGAGCAGCACGTGCTACCGAGGTATCTCATGAACCTTACGGGGACTGCCGCGGTTATGTATCTTTTGAAGTTTTCAGTCTTGATGATTGCCCTTTACCTAATGGAGGAGCTTCAGGAAAGTGAGAGCGATAGGGAGCTTATGGACTTTATAAAAATGGTAATGTTTATCCTCGGCTTTGCTCCGGGGACAAGAAATCTATTGAGAATGCTTATGGGGGTGTAG
- a CDS encoding bifunctional fructose-bisphosphatase/inositol-phosphate phosphatase: MDEWNEVALNLAKNIEREIMPLFGTKKAGEFVGFSPSGDKTKLVDKIAEDIVLEHLKPLGVNVVSEETGNIDVGSEYTVVVDPLDGSFNFIHGIPIFGFSFAVFKNKNPVYAMLYEFITKNVYEGIPGEGAYLNGKKIQVRPLKEDSISISFYTRGRGIKLAEKVKRTRVLGAIAVELAYLARGSLDGVADVRNYVRPTDIAASYVIAKEAGAIITDDKGNNLKFRLDVTERLNIIAVNDGKLLELILSVI; the protein is encoded by the coding sequence ATGGATGAATGGAATGAGGTAGCCCTTAATCTTGCAAAAAATATTGAGCGGGAAATTATGCCTCTCTTTGGGACAAAAAAAGCCGGAGAGTTCGTAGGCTTTAGCCCGAGTGGAGACAAAACCAAACTTGTGGACAAGATTGCAGAAGATATTGTTTTGGAACACCTTAAGCCCCTTGGAGTAAACGTGGTGAGTGAGGAGACGGGAAATATAGACGTGGGAAGTGAGTACACAGTTGTAGTTGACCCTCTTGATGGTTCATTCAACTTCATCCACGGCATCCCGATCTTTGGATTCAGCTTTGCAGTGTTCAAAAACAAAAACCCCGTTTATGCAATGCTCTACGAATTCATCACAAAGAACGTTTATGAGGGAATTCCTGGAGAAGGGGCATATCTGAATGGCAAGAAAATACAGGTTAGACCTCTAAAAGAGGATTCGATCTCAATAAGCTTCTATACAAGGGGAAGAGGGATAAAACTTGCTGAAAAAGTTAAGAGAACAAGAGTCTTGGGTGCCATAGCAGTAGAGCTTGCTTACCTTGCTAGAGGCTCATTGGATGGTGTAGCGGACGTAAGGAACTATGTAAGGCCTACCGATATAGCGGCTAGCTATGTAATAGCAAAGGAAGCTGGAGCCATTATAACCGACGACAAGGGAAATAACCTTAAGTTTAGGCTAGATGTGACAGAAAGGCTAAACATAATAGCTGTTAATGATGGAAAGCTCCTTGAACTCATACTTAGTGTCATCTAG
- a CDS encoding segregation and condensation protein A, with protein MEQRRDEEITPIDILLQLVTMGKVDPWNIDIVDLTEKYIERIREMRDLDLRISARAILAASILLRMKTEALLYGDEEEEEEKEEKRIRVDVEPYVPPLRRVERYYTLDDLIEALMDALEEAEKKKPRKKKKVEIEEEIFVVDDFRVDIEKHVNRLYAIVKELYEETKDKISFWELIFDPTPKIIARTFLYLLFLANMGKVELIQEEPFGEIFVIPT; from the coding sequence ATGGAGCAACGAAGAGATGAAGAGATAACACCTATTGACATCCTCCTTCAGCTCGTCACCATGGGCAAGGTCGATCCATGGAACATAGACATAGTTGACCTCACAGAAAAGTACATTGAGCGCATTAGGGAGATGCGAGATCTCGATTTAAGAATCTCTGCTAGAGCAATTCTTGCCGCCTCCATTCTTCTTAGAATGAAAACAGAGGCCCTGCTTTACGGGGATGAAGAAGAGGAAGAAGAAAAGGAAGAAAAAAGAATCAGGGTTGACGTAGAACCCTACGTGCCACCGCTTAGAAGAGTTGAGCGCTATTACACCCTCGATGACCTTATTGAAGCCCTCATGGATGCACTAGAAGAGGCAGAGAAGAAAAAGCCGCGGAAGAAAAAGAAGGTTGAAATTGAGGAGGAAATATTCGTTGTTGACGATTTCAGAGTGGACATAGAAAAGCACGTGAACAGACTTTACGCAATAGTCAAAGAGCTCTACGAGGAAACAAAAGATAAGATATCCTTCTGGGAGCTGATATTTGATCCAACTCCCAAAATAATAGCAAGAACGTTCCTCTACTTGCTCTTTTTAGCAAACATGGGAAAGGTCGAGCTTATTCAAGAAGAACCATTTGGAGAAATATTTGTAATTCCAACGTAG
- the smc gene encoding chromosome segregation protein SMC has translation MPYVEKLEMKGFKSYGNRKVVVPFSRGFTAIVGANGSGKSNIGDAILFVLGGLSAKAMRATRISDLIFAGTREEPPAKYAEVAIYFNNEDRGFPIDEDEVVIKRRVYPDGRSNYWLNGRRTSRSDILDLLSAAMISPDGYNLVLQGDITKFIKMSPTERRMIIDEISGVAEYDEKKKKALEELKQAEENLARVDLLIREVKTQLDKLEKERNDALRYLDLKEKLEVAKTTLLVGEVKRLENLIAESQKRDEEIKEEIEKISKKLEEIAKEIIEKEKTLNQIERELEEKSEDGILEVTRKISDVTSKIELAKKNIEIANREIEESQRRLVKTKEELKAVSEEIEKSKSAIERWKKRKEKLLKEIGEKEKERNELVLKLAEIDKNFSIAKEEFDKVEKELEDSKKEYYLKENEIEKMKDEIERIRTKNAQNSTKRLALKGKIEEIKKEIEEKKSELSEVEGKMEKIGSRLRHLEKELEEKRQKLEKILPEIKKVSEELIKAEAQKEISGNRTLEALKKADIPGIYGSLAELITVKDESYLTAVEVALGSHADNVVVEDDRVAEEAITFLKKNKLGRLTFLPLNKIKPRKLAETSKGIPVMDVIEYDPRFKNAVSFAVGDTLIVNDMDEAREVGIGKVRMVTLEGELLERSGAIVGGYYRPKAKLGINTDEIKRRLEALEMERESLESQINALKAEQKGLERELFELRMKKSDLSKDLQVLQKEMDRLLSEDNALKEEIEEGEKRIEELEKLIHQTKGKLAKLSGRIERLERKREKLRKALDNPEARELNQKIREVEHELSALREELSKVESKLESLDIRINEELIPRKADLEEEIEGLINRINAFKASIRKNEEDIAQLQEELEKLQEAEKDVKEELKHLRDEREKLREEISQLRGKKEELRDTLQKLRIEANSLKIRIAQYETQLREKERELKHHDVKRVKEIPLDLEKLKEEISEMEEEIRKLEPVNMKAIEDYEVVERRYLELKSKRERLEAEKDSIIEFINEIEAQKKNVFIRTLDAIAKNFSELFAKLSPGGEAKLILENPEDPFSGGLDIEAKPAGKEVKRIEAMSGGEKALTALAFVFAIQRFKPAPFYLFDEIDAHLDDANVKRVADLIKEASKDSQFIVITLRDVMMANADKIIGVSMRNGISRVVSLSLEKAMEYLEKARAKNAAS, from the coding sequence ATGCCCTATGTAGAGAAATTGGAAATGAAGGGATTCAAATCATATGGAAATAGAAAGGTTGTAGTTCCTTTTTCTCGTGGATTCACAGCGATAGTTGGTGCCAATGGAAGTGGTAAAAGCAATATTGGTGATGCTATTCTTTTCGTTCTTGGTGGGCTTTCAGCAAAAGCTATGCGTGCAACAAGGATAAGTGATCTAATATTCGCCGGTACGAGAGAGGAACCCCCGGCTAAATATGCCGAAGTGGCGATATATTTCAACAACGAAGACAGAGGCTTCCCAATAGACGAGGATGAAGTAGTCATAAAGCGACGTGTTTACCCCGATGGGCGGAGCAACTACTGGCTTAACGGAAGGAGAACCAGCAGAAGCGATATCCTCGATTTATTGAGCGCTGCAATGATATCTCCCGATGGCTACAACTTGGTGCTTCAAGGTGACATAACCAAGTTCATTAAAATGAGTCCAACAGAGAGGAGAATGATAATAGACGAAATTTCTGGTGTTGCAGAGTACGATGAAAAGAAAAAGAAAGCCCTTGAAGAGCTGAAACAGGCAGAAGAAAACTTGGCAAGAGTTGACCTGCTGATTAGAGAAGTAAAAACACAGCTTGACAAGCTTGAGAAGGAAAGAAACGATGCTTTAAGGTATCTGGATCTAAAAGAAAAGCTAGAGGTAGCTAAGACGACCTTACTCGTAGGGGAAGTGAAACGCCTTGAAAACCTAATCGCAGAGAGCCAAAAACGTGACGAGGAAATCAAAGAGGAGATCGAAAAGATAAGCAAAAAGCTGGAAGAAATTGCAAAGGAGATAATCGAGAAGGAAAAAACTCTCAACCAAATTGAAAGAGAGCTTGAGGAAAAGAGTGAAGATGGCATTCTCGAAGTAACGAGGAAAATAAGCGATGTTACATCCAAAATAGAGCTGGCGAAGAAGAATATTGAAATAGCGAATAGAGAGATTGAAGAAAGTCAAAGAAGACTCGTGAAAACAAAGGAAGAACTCAAGGCCGTTTCTGAGGAGATAGAAAAAAGCAAGTCCGCAATAGAGAGATGGAAGAAAAGAAAAGAAAAACTTCTCAAAGAAATAGGAGAAAAGGAAAAGGAAAGAAACGAGCTTGTTTTAAAGCTGGCGGAAATAGACAAGAACTTCTCCATAGCCAAGGAGGAGTTTGACAAAGTTGAAAAAGAGCTAGAAGACTCAAAAAAGGAATACTACCTCAAAGAAAACGAAATAGAAAAAATGAAAGATGAAATAGAGAGAATTCGTACAAAGAACGCTCAAAACTCCACAAAAAGGCTGGCACTCAAAGGTAAAATCGAGGAAATCAAAAAGGAGATTGAAGAGAAAAAGTCCGAGTTATCTGAAGTAGAGGGTAAAATGGAAAAAATTGGCAGTAGATTGAGGCACCTTGAGAAAGAGCTCGAAGAAAAGCGGCAAAAGCTGGAAAAAATACTTCCGGAGATCAAGAAGGTAAGTGAAGAACTCATAAAAGCAGAGGCACAGAAAGAAATTAGCGGCAACAGGACACTTGAGGCATTGAAGAAGGCAGACATACCAGGGATTTACGGTTCTTTAGCGGAGCTTATAACGGTCAAGGACGAGAGCTACCTTACTGCGGTTGAAGTTGCCCTTGGCTCCCATGCAGACAACGTTGTTGTTGAAGACGACAGAGTTGCAGAAGAAGCAATAACTTTCCTCAAGAAAAACAAACTTGGCAGGCTTACTTTTCTCCCGTTAAACAAAATAAAGCCACGTAAGCTTGCTGAAACCTCCAAAGGAATTCCAGTTATGGACGTTATTGAATACGACCCCAGGTTCAAAAATGCGGTTTCTTTCGCGGTTGGGGATACGCTTATAGTTAACGACATGGATGAAGCCAGAGAAGTCGGAATTGGAAAAGTTAGGATGGTTACACTTGAGGGGGAGCTCCTAGAGAGAAGTGGAGCGATTGTCGGTGGATATTACAGACCCAAAGCAAAGCTCGGGATAAACACTGATGAGATAAAAAGACGCTTAGAGGCCTTAGAAATGGAAAGAGAATCGCTGGAATCCCAAATAAATGCTCTCAAAGCCGAGCAGAAGGGTCTGGAGAGAGAGCTGTTTGAGCTGAGAATGAAAAAGAGCGACCTTTCAAAGGATCTTCAGGTTCTCCAAAAGGAGATGGACAGACTGCTCAGTGAAGACAATGCACTAAAAGAGGAAATTGAAGAGGGAGAAAAAAGAATAGAAGAGCTCGAAAAATTAATTCACCAAACAAAAGGCAAGCTTGCAAAGCTCAGCGGAAGAATAGAAAGGCTTGAGAGAAAGAGAGAAAAGCTGAGAAAAGCCCTTGACAACCCAGAAGCGAGGGAACTCAACCAGAAGATAAGAGAAGTAGAGCACGAGCTTAGTGCCCTTAGGGAAGAGCTAAGCAAGGTTGAATCAAAGCTTGAAAGTCTTGATATTAGAATCAACGAGGAGCTAATCCCAAGGAAAGCCGACTTAGAAGAAGAGATTGAGGGACTTATAAACAGAATAAATGCCTTCAAAGCGAGCATAAGAAAGAATGAAGAAGACATTGCTCAGCTACAAGAAGAGCTCGAAAAATTACAAGAGGCAGAGAAAGACGTTAAAGAGGAACTTAAACACCTAAGAGACGAAAGAGAGAAGCTGAGAGAAGAAATATCTCAGCTAAGGGGGAAAAAGGAGGAACTCAGAGATACTTTGCAAAAGCTCAGAATCGAGGCAAACTCGCTTAAGATAAGAATTGCTCAATACGAGACTCAGCTCCGTGAGAAGGAAAGAGAGCTCAAGCATCACGATGTTAAGCGCGTTAAAGAAATTCCTCTTGACCTAGAGAAGCTCAAGGAAGAGATAAGTGAGATGGAAGAAGAAATTAGAAAGCTCGAACCTGTTAACATGAAGGCCATTGAGGATTATGAAGTTGTAGAGAGGCGCTATCTGGAACTCAAATCAAAGAGGGAGAGACTTGAAGCAGAAAAGGACAGCATCATCGAGTTCATAAACGAGATAGAGGCGCAGAAGAAGAACGTTTTCATAAGAACTCTGGATGCCATTGCAAAGAACTTTTCGGAACTGTTCGCAAAGCTCTCTCCAGGTGGAGAAGCCAAGTTAATACTCGAAAACCCAGAGGACCCCTTCAGCGGTGGATTGGACATAGAAGCTAAGCCAGCTGGAAAGGAAGTGAAGAGGATAGAGGCTATGAGCGGTGGAGAGAAGGCATTGACGGCATTAGCTTTTGTCTTTGCAATTCAACGCTTTAAGCCAGCTCCGTTCTATCTCTTCGACGAAATTGATGCCCACCTTGATGACGCAAACGTAAAGAGAGTTGCAGATTTGATAAAAGAAGCCTCTAAGGACAGCCAGTTTATAGTGATAACTCTCAGAGACGTGATGATGGCCAACGCAGACAAGATTATAGGGGTATCAATGCGCAACGGAATTTCAAGGGTCGTGAGCCTAAGCCTTGAGAAAGCCATGGAGTATCTGGAGAAGGCAAGGGCAAAGAACGCGGCATCATAG